One Caldicellulosiruptoraceae bacterium PP1 genomic window carries:
- a CDS encoding phosphatidate cytidylyltransferase, whose amino-acid sequence MRNRVLTAIFGILLIFLVNFFGGIYLKVFLLAVSVIAISELLKTLNIENEIIALSIITSSIIIINNIIIYDYLIVFLSFLIVTSYYVVKNNISAKKIVYVVFSFAYIPITLGLLYYLRGLEKGDLLIWLPYMICWGVDTFAFFIGINFGKNKLCSNISPKKSVEGFFGGLLGGLIAVVLFEFIYNRFELNTIYIFKILFISIVVSITAQIGDLFASMIKRENNKKDFGWILPGHGGVLDRFDSLLLVTPLVYLLRIINII is encoded by the coding sequence ATGAGAAATAGAGTTTTGACAGCTATTTTTGGAATACTATTAATATTTTTGGTTAATTTCTTTGGAGGCATATATTTAAAGGTATTTCTTTTAGCTGTGTCAGTAATTGCAATATCTGAATTGTTAAAAACCCTTAATATTGAAAATGAAATAATTGCCTTATCTATTATTACAAGCTCAATAATAATTATTAATAATATTATTATTTACGATTATCTTATAGTATTTTTATCATTTTTAATTGTAACTTCTTATTATGTTGTAAAGAATAATATTTCTGCAAAAAAGATTGTATATGTTGTATTTTCTTTTGCTTATATACCTATTACTCTTGGCCTTTTGTATTACTTGAGAGGTCTTGAGAAAGGTGATTTACTTATATGGCTTCCATATATGATTTGCTGGGGTGTTGATACATTTGCTTTTTTTATTGGTATTAATTTTGGAAAGAATAAGCTATGTTCAAATATTAGTCCTAAAAAGAGTGTAGAAGGTTTTTTTGGAGGGCTATTAGGTGGTTTAATTGCAGTTGTTTTATTTGAATTTATTTACAATAGATTTGAATTAAATACAATATATATTTTTAAAATATTGTTTATTTCTATTGTTGTTTCTATTACAGCACAAATTGGAGATTTATTTGCTTCTATGATAAAACGTGAAAATAACAAAAAGGATTTTGGTTGGATTCTACCCGGTCACGGAGGAGTATTAGATAGATTTGACAGCTTATTACTTGTAACACCTTTGGTTTATTTATTAAGAATTATCAATATTATATAA